A segment of the Panicum hallii strain FIL2 chromosome 1, PHallii_v3.1, whole genome shotgun sequence genome:
CGCCACGGCGGGTCCGCGGCTGGCGAGCTGCTCTCGTCGCCGCTCCCGTGGCTGTCCCGCTCCGGCGAGAGGCCCCGGTTGCTGACCACGCGGCAGGAGCGCCGGGGCGGggccgacggcggcgaggaggaggaggccgcggccggcgcctGCTTCTTGCGGCGGCGCGGTATGATCCCGGCGAGCCAAGAAAGCTTCTTGCGCTCCCTGGCGCGCCCCCGATGCTTGTCCTCCACCTCCGATCTGTGGTGCTGGCCGAAGAGCGTGGCGAGGACCGAGAACTTGCCCGCGCGCCGCTTCTCGTACTCGTAGCCGATGTCGCCCTCCtcgagcgcgccgccgccgccgtaggcCGGCCCCACCTGCGGCGTCCGGAAGAAGAGCAGGCTCGGGTGGTGCCTgagcgcgccgcccccgcccgcggcgTCCGACTTCCTGCGGGACACGTACGGCGACACTGACCTCGGGAACGCCGCGGGCTCGGGCGCCGGAGGGGCCTGCGCctgcgcgtgcgcgggcgaggAGGACGCGCCGTTCCGCTCGGCCGCGAGCACGAGCAGGCGGTCGCGGAGGCACGTGGCGCAGACGCCGCCGGCGGCCTGGAACGGGTGCTTCTTGCACCTCATGCCCatcccgccgcgcctcctctcATATCACCTCACCTCACCTCGTCGCCGTAGCCTCGCGCTCCCTCGGCACGGCCATGGGTGGGTCGGTTGGTGGGTGGACGGATCGACGACGAGGAAGCGAAGCGAAGCGAAATTTCCGAAAGCGCAGACGCCACCTGCCTTCCTCGCTTTCGGTTACCCCCTTCGGGGATCGCTTAAATTTGGGTGGGTTTTGTTTAagcgcggcgcggaggaggagccgAGGAGGGATTGGCTTGGATGGCTACGCGGCAGCTGCAGGCGAGGGGGCGCGTGCGTTTGGGCGGAtgcgaggggagagagagaagagaaggaTCTTTTCGTCTCGGTCGCTGCGGTTTCCCGGCTTAAATAAGGTTCCGTTAGACGGAGCGGGGGCGGTGGAAGGAAGAAGCAGGGTGGACGgggcccggggggggggggggggggggggccggggGTAAAGATGTTAACGGGTACCCGATACCCGAAATCCGACGGGTAAAAATCCTATTAGGGGGCGGGTTTGGGTAAGATTTTATACCTATAGGTACGTAAACGGGGAAAAACTCATACCCACCAGGTACAACGGGTATGGGTACGGTAACTAAGAACCCGTCCTTGTTACCCCCGTACCTGATTAAAGGCAGGAATCTCACAACAAATAGCCCATTAAGAAGCAAGCCCAAGAAGCCCATTAAGAAGCAAACCCTAACCGAGCACCTCAACTCCTTCCCAGCCGTACGAATGTTGATATTTTGAATCTCTGTTGAATGCTGAATTTTAATCTCTGTTTAATGCTAAATTTTAATCTTTTGAATGCAAAATCAGCGGGTATGGGAAACCCGCGGGTACCTGTTACCCATGTGGGTATGGGTATGGGACGAACTCCTACCCGCGGGCGGGTATGGGGATGGGTATGGGTACAGGTTCGCCCTGATAGATATGGGTATAGGTTGGCAAAACCCGTAGGTATTATACCCGTTGACATCTCTagtttgggggggggggtgtcaAAGGGACGACGAGTTGCCGGCAGccggcaaggggagggagaggcaGGCCGGCCGGGCTTGCTTGGGGCGGCACGAGCGAGAGCGACGCTGTGCTTGGCGGCTCGACGGCATCGGCGTTCCGTTCGCTTCTGTGGCTTTGGTTGGAGTGTTGGACCCCCGGTGGTGTTGGGTGAGCCGACGAGACCTCAATCATGACTTCGTGGCTGGGTGGTGGTAGATTCGGCGTTGCCTGCGCCTGGAGCCCTGGACTGCATTGGATTGGGTCGAGTTCCCTTTGACCTGGACTCGGACGGCCCCAACTTCCTGGTTTGTGCTTGTGGTGTGGGCGTGTGGCCACTGGTGTGGTGTGCCGTGGCAACGTGGTGGATTTGGATTGCAACAGCGACTACCGGGGCAAATCTGATAGGAAAAAGGTGTGTTTAATTTGGCACGTTTGCCCTTCCCGTGCACGCACGTAGATGAGCCGCCATGGCATGCCTAAAACAGATACTCCTGCAGGTCAAAAGCAGCCACGAAATAAGTTAGCCAGAAATACAGTGTCCTGGTTTCTCTACGCTCCCATGCAGCGATGGCCGATGAGCCCCCAATCCAGAAATTTTTATCGTGCCATTGAAGTGCCACTTGCTACTTACACCTGGGGCCTTGTCGGGAGCATAGAGGACTTTGGGTGCCAGAGATGGCCCCACGACTACGTTGGATCTTCGCCGACGACCACGTGCGTATTTTGTCATTTTGGAACTGCCAAGCATGCAGCGATACTTCCATGCTTCTTCCTCACTGAGATACTCGAGTGATTCTCTGGTTTCAGCTGCGCCGCAGAATTGTCGCTTGCCCATCTAGCATACTATTTGACTAGTAGACCCCGACCCAGAATCCATCGTACACGCGCGCATTCAAGTCGATGAAGATGCGCTGCACCACAGTCCGCACGGTTGGTTTCGGCTCGCAGTTCCCACCGCACGGGCCTCGCGTCATGTACTGGGATCTCCAGAAGAAGCTGCTCCGCCCACGGAGCCGTACGTGCTCTcgtgcgcggcggcgcgcgTACGAACACCTCGCGTTTTCTCCACGGATTTGGTTCGAGGGTACAGCGGACTCTTCAGTCCCAAGGCTCAGCCCAGAGCGAGCGATCGACCTTGGTTGCTTGTTCTTCTAGAAAGCCGGGGCTGCTGGTCTTGGCGCTGATGGAGGAAGGCGAAGCGGGAACCGGTGGGTGCCAGTCGTGGACGAGGCGGGGGAGACGCCTAGCTTCAGGCATGCGTGTAGTCATGTGCTCACGTAGAGGGGGATGCCGGATGCTGTGCCCTGTGCATAGCTCGACGCCCTTTGGTCCTTTGGACCTGGACGACCTCCGGCTTCCGGGTTGGGTGAGGCGCCGACAAGACCTCATCATGATGAGTTGATGGGTGGTATAGTAGGTTTCGGCGTTGGCCTGGTCCTGTCTGGTTTGGATTGGGTCAAATTCCCTTCGCCTCGGACTCAGAATGGTCCCATTCATAAAATGTAGGACCTTTTTCTTACCCTTTTgttcatgcatgcatataaacaCGGGCAGGGTTGTTAGGGCATACTGGCTGTTACACTTCCGCCATCTCTTCAGAATATGTCCAAATCTAGAAATTTAATCCATTAGGATCGGCCGTACTA
Coding sequences within it:
- the LOC112876581 gene encoding uncharacterized protein LOC112876581; translation: MGMRCKKHPFQAAGGVCATCLRDRLLVLAAERNGASSSPAHAQAQAPPAPEPAAFPRSVSPYVSRRKSDAAGGGGALRHHPSLLFFRTPQVGPAYGGGGALEEGDIGYEYEKRRAGKFSVLATLFGQHHRSEVEDKHRGRARERKKLSWLAGIIPRRRKKQAPAAASSSSPPSAPPRRSCRVVSNRGLSPERDSHGSGDESSSPAADPPWRPSPSPMRKTPCRRRQTSSMPSGFAVCLSPLVRPSPGRRHRPVQPPDPGAFSCELRPSPLHNLSSAAPVTRCRSRKLAGGGRFR